In Pseudonocardia cypriaca, a single genomic region encodes these proteins:
- the pheS gene encoding phenylalanine--tRNA ligase subunit alpha has translation MSESTDLDVPGDVTSLLDPDALKAAVAAAERAFAEASDLAELAAVRPAHLGDRAPILLARRELGSLPGPERADAGKRVNAARQQAQEAFDARRAVLVEERDARVLAEEAVDVTLPWDRVPRGARHPITQIAERIADVFVAMGWEVAEGPEVESSWLNFDALNFGKDHPARTMQDTFYLGDSETSGTVLRTHTSPVQIRALLERDLPVYVVCPGRTFRTDELDATHTPVFHQVEGLAIDKGLTMAHLKGTLDAFARAMFGSDARVRLRPSYFPFTEPSAETDLWFPQKKGGPGWIEWGGSGMVHPNVLRACGVDPEVYSGFAFGHGLERTLQFRNGIPDMRDMVEGDVRFSREFGV, from the coding sequence ATGAGTGAGAGCACGGACCTCGACGTCCCCGGCGATGTCACCAGCCTGCTGGACCCCGACGCGCTGAAGGCCGCCGTCGCAGCCGCCGAGCGGGCCTTCGCCGAGGCGTCCGACCTCGCCGAGCTCGCCGCCGTGCGTCCCGCGCACCTCGGCGACCGCGCCCCGATCCTCCTCGCCCGCCGCGAGCTGGGCTCGCTGCCCGGGCCGGAGCGCGCCGACGCAGGCAAGCGCGTCAACGCCGCCCGCCAGCAGGCGCAGGAGGCGTTCGACGCCCGCCGCGCCGTGCTCGTCGAGGAGCGCGACGCGCGTGTGCTCGCCGAGGAGGCCGTCGACGTCACGCTGCCGTGGGACCGGGTCCCGCGCGGCGCCCGCCACCCGATCACGCAGATCGCCGAGCGCATCGCCGACGTGTTCGTCGCGATGGGCTGGGAGGTGGCCGAGGGGCCCGAGGTCGAGTCGTCCTGGCTGAACTTCGACGCGCTGAACTTCGGCAAGGACCACCCGGCGCGCACCATGCAGGACACGTTCTACCTCGGTGACTCCGAGACGTCCGGCACCGTGCTGCGCACCCACACCTCGCCGGTGCAGATCCGCGCGCTGCTCGAGCGCGACCTGCCCGTCTACGTCGTGTGCCCGGGCCGCACGTTCCGCACCGACGAGCTCGACGCCACCCACACGCCGGTGTTCCACCAGGTCGAAGGGCTCGCGATCGACAAGGGCCTCACCATGGCCCACCTCAAGGGCACGCTCGACGCGTTCGCCCGCGCGATGTTCGGGTCCGATGCGCGCGTCCGGCTGCGCCCGTCGTACTTCCCGTTCACCGAGCCGTCCGCCGAGACCGACCTGTGGTTCCCGCAGAAGAAGGGCGGACCGGGCTGGATCGAGTGGGGCGGCTCGGGCATGGTGCACCCCAACGTGCTGCGCGCCTGCGGCGTCGACCCCGAGGTCTACTCCGGCTTCGCGTTCGGCCACGGCCTGGAGCGCACGCTGCAGTTCCGCAACGGCATCCCCGACATGCGCGACATGGTCGAGGGCGACGTCCGCTTCAGCCGCGAGTTCGGCGTCTGA
- a CDS encoding TrmH family RNA methyltransferase, producing the protein MVAARKLLRRAGRDRAGRFLVEGAQAVREAVRYAQVRELFVTDGAADRHSDLVDAAAGAGARISLVTDKAAASLSDTVTPQGLVAVCDLLDVPVAAALGERPSLVAVCAGITDPGNAGTVIRVADAAGADSVLLAGDSVDPHNGKAVRASTGSVFHLPLARERDAIAVLDACAAAGLALLAADAAGELDLHEPAALPVLAGPVAWIFGEEAHGVPADLAARADHRVRIPIHGRAESLNLATAAAVCLYASAAARRR; encoded by the coding sequence GTGGTCGCAGCCCGCAAGCTGCTGCGCCGCGCGGGCCGCGATCGGGCCGGGCGGTTCCTCGTGGAGGGGGCGCAGGCGGTCCGCGAGGCCGTCCGGTACGCGCAGGTCCGCGAGCTGTTCGTCACGGACGGGGCCGCCGATCGGCACTCCGACCTGGTCGACGCCGCCGCCGGCGCAGGCGCGCGGATCAGCCTCGTCACCGACAAGGCCGCGGCGTCGCTGTCGGACACCGTCACCCCACAGGGCCTGGTGGCCGTCTGCGACCTGCTCGACGTGCCCGTCGCCGCGGCCCTCGGCGAGCGGCCGTCCCTCGTGGCGGTGTGCGCCGGCATCACCGACCCGGGCAACGCGGGCACCGTGATCCGGGTGGCCGACGCCGCCGGCGCCGACTCCGTGCTGCTCGCGGGCGACTCCGTCGACCCGCACAACGGGAAGGCGGTGCGAGCCTCCACCGGGAGCGTCTTCCACCTGCCCCTCGCCCGCGAGCGCGACGCCATCGCGGTGCTGGACGCGTGCGCGGCCGCCGGGCTCGCGCTGCTCGCCGCCGACGCGGCGGGCGAGCTGGACCTGCACGAACCCGCTGCGCTGCCGGTGCTCGCCGGGCCCGTGGCCTGGATTTTCGGCGAGGAGGCGCACGGTGTGCCCGCCGACCTCGCGGCGCGGGCCGACCACCGCGTCCGCATCCCCATCCACGGCCGCGCGGAGAGCCTCAACCTGGCCACCGCGGCCGCCGTCTGCCTCTACGCGAGTGCCGCGGCACGTCGCCGTTAG
- the rplT gene encoding 50S ribosomal protein L20 yields MARVKRAVNAQKKRRTTLELASGYRGQRSRLYRKAKEQMLHSLNYAYRDRRAKKGDFRQLWITRINAAARANGMTYNRFIQGIKAAGVEVDRKILSEIAISDPAAFTALVELARANVPAQDGSAA; encoded by the coding sequence ATGGCACGCGTGAAGCGCGCGGTCAACGCTCAGAAGAAGCGTCGCACCACCCTCGAGCTGGCCAGCGGCTACCGCGGGCAGCGGTCGCGCCTGTACCGCAAGGCGAAGGAGCAGATGCTCCACTCGCTCAACTACGCCTACCGCGACCGGCGCGCCAAGAAGGGCGACTTCCGGCAGCTGTGGATCACCCGCATCAACGCTGCCGCCCGCGCCAACGGCATGACCTACAACCGCTTCATCCAGGGCATCAAGGCCGCGGGTGTCGAGGTCGACCGCAAGATCCTGTCGGAGATCGCCATCAGCGACCCGGCCGCGTTCACCGCGCTCGTCGAGCTCGCCCGCGCCAACGTCCCCGCCCAGGACGGGAGCGCCGCCTGA
- the rpmI gene encoding 50S ribosomal protein L35 produces MPKNKTHSGIAKRVKVTGRGKLLRQQAGLRHRLEVKSSKETRDLSGVVPVSKADVKRVKKLLGR; encoded by the coding sequence ATGCCCAAGAACAAGACGCACAGCGGGATCGCCAAGCGGGTCAAGGTCACCGGCCGGGGCAAGCTGCTGCGCCAGCAGGCCGGCCTGCGGCACCGCCTCGAGGTCAAGTCGAGCAAGGAGACGCGCGACCTGTCCGGTGTCGTGCCGGTGAGCAAGGCCGACGTCAAGCGCGTCAAGAAGCTGCTCGGCCGCTGA